From a single Deltaproteobacteria bacterium GWA2_45_12 genomic region:
- a CDS encoding type II 3-dehydroquinate dehydratase — translation MTIQVIHGPNLNMLGTREQDIYGDVTLDSIDKALKKKAKELKVTLESFQSNTEGELVNKIQSCTKKISGILINPAAYTHTSVAIRDALLAAHVPVVEVHLSNIYKREPFRHHSYVSSVAVGQICGFGPHSYLLGLEALVESLKK, via the coding sequence ATAACCATCCAAGTCATCCACGGCCCCAATCTGAACATGTTGGGCACGCGCGAGCAGGATATTTATGGGGATGTCACTCTTGACTCCATTGACAAAGCCCTGAAAAAAAAAGCAAAAGAGTTAAAGGTAACCCTTGAAAGTTTTCAATCCAACACAGAGGGGGAATTGGTCAACAAGATCCAATCTTGCACAAAAAAAATCAGCGGCATCCTGATTAACCCGGCAGCTTACACCCATACCAGTGTCGCCATACGCGATGCCCTCTTGGCTGCCCATGTGCCCGTCGTTGAAGTTCATTTATCCAATATTTATAAGCGTGAACCTTTCAGGCATCATTCCTATGTTTCTTCCGTGGCTGTAGGGCAGATTTGTGGGTTTGGTCCACACAGCTATTTACTGGGCTTGGAGGCTTTAGTTGAAAGCCTAAAAAAATAA